In Patagioenas fasciata isolate bPatFas1 chromosome 11, bPatFas1.hap1, whole genome shotgun sequence, the genomic stretch AGATCAGCGTGGTGGAGAAGCATCACTGTGAGCGTGAGACATAGGAACCAGGGAGAGAATTGACCCTGAGGACTTGGGGACAGAAGAGACGGCTGTGGGAGCATCGTGTCACCATCAAGCCAGCGGCTGAATGTGCCACATAGACACAGGTTAGATGAAACCACGTGTTCTGCGAATGCAGAGTCAGACCTGGCAAGAGGAAGTGGTGCTCCACGGGCTTTTTGGGGACATTCAGGGTCCGGAGGGTGCAAACCATTTGGTACTTGATTCCCTGGTGGGTGTAGCAATGGGTTTTGGGCTGGAAAACACACATCACCCACCCATGGCACCCTGCACAGAGCTCCCGCTTTGGCTCACCAAGCCAGCCTGCTCCTAAAGGGAATGAGAAGCCTTCAGCTCTGCACCCTTCATCTGCTGATGGATGGGTCCCAGGCAGCTGGCTGGCTGGTACGGTGTGAGGGATCCAGCTCCCAGACCTTGTACCACTGGCAGAATGTGTGCACAGGCATCTACCAGTCCTTCCAGGGAGCTGGAAGATGGAGTTGACAATTTCCCAGTGAGGAAATGCTTGTGTTGACAGATCCCCCAATATCTCTACAACCAACGCACCGTCTGGCTTTCCCTGCCCTGCTCAGGTTCCCGAGGGGCTCAGGGTCGGGGTCGCTGTGTCACACACTTTGAGCAGCACTTGCTGCTTTAATCATGtctttgctctgttttctctGCTGGTAGGGCAATGTGGATTTTTGTAGGGGACCTCGAGGGGACAAACCTGTTTTCTGTAGAAGAAAACCTGCTGTGGAAGCACAGGGAGCTCGTTGATGCACTGGGATGCCGTGAACTTTGCCCAGCACTTGGCATTTGCTATACACAATGGAacatggggaaaaataaatacatatatatgtgtatatatatatatatatttgcttttctgcttgtGCTCCTGCTGGGTTCACACATCAGGTACCTGGGCGCTGTGCTGGTTGCTCTCCCTGGAGATGGCATCTCCAGCCTTGCTGCCGTCCATGCGAGGATGGAACCATCTGCATCAATGAGTCAGCAGGACCCACTTAACACTTCTCCAGCAGGATCTACTCCTCCTGACAGAATGGGCAGCTTCTGGTGAGCTCCGTCAGCGTGTTACAATCTCAGCTCATTAAAGGGATGCATCCTGAGCTCTTTATTGATGTTTTATgctgcctggctccatcttcagaGAAAAACTCACATTGCAGTCAATGACTACACCTCCGCGGTGCTGCAGGCTGAGTGAGGAGCTCAGATTCTGGCTGGCCCGGTGGGTTGGGCTCAGCTCAGATTGCTGTGAAGCTGCATCGCTGCGAACAGTGGGGTTTTACACCAAAGTGACCAAGAGATGTCCTGGGGTCAGAATTCTTGCAGGGCATTTTCCTTCCAGAGACTAGGGAAGgctgaaaaggaaaacacaaggaagggctggatttttttcctactTGCTTATCCCTCTTTGCTGGGCAAAGGAACTGTGTGGTATAGAAGGCAAATGatgttttctttccccaaagcTGCTGTCTGTTCAGCTTGAGCCCAGTGGGGTGGATGTACCTGTCCCCCTCCCGCTCCCAAAGCGTGTGTTGGGAGGCACATGGCCCTCCGCCCTAGGAGGATCGCAGTCTTTTAATAAGTTCCCCAGCGCTTGCTATTCCTTCTGAAAATCTAGTGGCACTGTCTGCCTTCAAGTGGCTTTTACATAATACAGACTGTCAGGCTAGATGAACATCACGGTCCCTTCTGGCCCTAAAATCTGTGAATCTAAAAATTAGAGGGCACCAGGACCTCATTGTTTCTGGCTGATTTAATCAGGGGAATCGCATGTTCTCTTTatcctctcctttctttttttccttctcctcccccccacCTTGCATCATCTTTAACTGAAGACGAGTTTTCCCTCCCCCTGTGCCCAGCCTTGGCTAATAGCATCAGAAGAGATCAGACATCTTCAGCCTTGTTCTGGGATATTCTCCTCTCCGCTGCCCACTTCCAGACTGATTCACAGCAATTACTGTTCGACTGTCTGCACAGGCAGGACTAGAGGTGGTCAGGCTTGGAGGCGGCTGGTCAACGTGCCGAGAAAACAGCGCCAAGCAATCCTGGTTGTTTTCAAATTGCATCTAAGTTCTTCAGACTCCACGTTTAGCTCTTTCGGTTTTGTGAACATGTGTGTGTATCTAGAGAAACACTTTTGGAGGAGGGGAAAGAAGGCGAGTAGCTCCTCACCTTTTTTAAGGTGTTTGGGATGTGCAGGGGGAGTGGAAAGAGCAAAGCTGGGAGGAATTGCTGGTGACCTGCGGGGACTGccagggtgagggtcccccaagGCAGAGATCCGCGACAGGCACTGAGAGCTCACTGAGAgggctcagctggagctgggaacaTGGGGATGCACTGCTGCCATCTCGATGTCTGCAAGTCCGTGCTATCAGCTGTCCTGGGCAGGAGACATGCTGGCAGCATCTAAAATAAGGGCAAAGAATGGGACTCCTGGGAGCTGCTTCATCCCCCATCCCTTTGGACAGGACCCCAAGGGGTTAAAAGGTGGTGGATCCAAACTGGGAGGAGGAGTGAAATCAGTGCAAAAGGCCAGTTAAGAGGAGCTGGGATCAGCTGCAGGTAGCGGCTGGGAGAGAGCAGAGGCAGCGGTGAGTGCGTGGGGCACAGTGTGAGCTGTCACAGCGCTGGGGGGGATGTGAAATCCCCCTGTCAGGGCAGCTGCTCACTCCCACAGACCCTGCACAGTGAGAGATTATAATAAATCTGAGAGTCTCACACCTTCACACATGGCTCATATCATAGCTGTGCACTGTCAGGGGATCATATCCTTCTTACGACAGTCAAAAAGCCTCTGACAACCTGCTGGAGGTTCTGTCCCAGACCCCTTCCTTTGGGAGCAGCTCTGAACTTTTCTGCTTTGCGAATGCGTTTGCGTTCCCAGCGCTCCTCTTCGGAGATGCTGCGGTCACTAACTCACCAGGAGGCTGCTATTCTCCCTCTGCTTCCCACCCTCCCACTTGTCTCAGGATCTGCATTCATGCCTTTTTGGCCCTCCCTCGGCAGCGGGTGAGGAATAAAGCAGCGCTGGCTGAGCACGACACAGGCTGCTGCGCTGGGGATGCTGTGAGCCAGCGGAGGGAAGCCTGAATCACCAGCACCTCAAGGTGGGAGTGATAGATTTGggctgggagaaagggaggaCAGCACACGTGCTTTTAGGAGTCAGGTGCTCACAGCCAGCTGGCGGTCGCTGGGAATTGGGCAATTCAGATCCTTTCTGCGCCTTTAAAGAGGGAGCTGAGAGCGATGGGGAGAAGAGGAGGGGCTCATGGGAGCACGGAGGGATGCAGCAGTAAGGCTCTGAGCCATATCTGAGGCTGAAGGATGCTGTCGGGGACTCATTCCTCTTGGAGAAAGCCCTCTTGGAGGAGCATCTCCGGTGGGATCCTATGGAGATGGAGAAACACTCAGCCTAGAAATGCCTAAGAACGAGCCTGGAAAGGCGCAGCTGGGACAGTAGTGTCACTGGCCCCTCCTGAGGAGGACTCCAGTGCTTCTGCTGGCATCAGCTGGGAGGGAGCCAATGAGGTCAGTGGGATCATCCTGGTTTATTCCCATCTGTTAGGGCAACAAGCGGCAGAGCTGGTTTTATCACTTGTATTCaggttccttttcttcttttccactcCCCCCCCGCCTGCTCTCgcacccagaccctgcactgcCCATTGGCAGCGAACACCAGCACAGCATGGCTGAGCTGCAAGGGACTCAGCTCCGATGGCTGAGGGCTTGATCGCTTCAGCTTCACTTCTTGGAGACTGGTTCTCAGCCCTCCAGAAGCTGGTAATGTTGCTTTGCTCATCCAGCAAACACAGAAAGGATGGATGACCAGCCTGGAAGTGTTGAGAGGAATAAAGTGAGAGTGGGAGTTGTGGTGAGGTCCATAGCCAACGTCTAGTGTCCTCAAGCAGAGGACTTGTGTCTTGGGGCTGTAAAACCAGGTCCAGTTTATTTATAAATGAGGCCAAGGGGTATCACAAGGATCCTCGGTGCTCCTGAGAAGTGGTTGTTGCCTTAGAGAAAGCAGCACAAGGCAGGAGCACACAGTGACTCAAAGAAATGCCTGGGACAGGACCTTGAGCCTGAGGTTTTTGTTCTTGGGAGAATGGGATGTGTGTGGACTGGTTCTGTGGATCTCAGTACCAAAAAACCCCTTTCCAGCCTCTCTGCCCTGAGCTTCTTTTACAGGAGCTAATTCAGGTACTAGTTTGGACTTTTTGGTAGTATCGGGGTGGACGACATCTGGGCTCCTACCAGCGCCTCCTGAGATGCCTGGGAGGCAGGGCAAAGGGTGACTGCATCCACTTCACACTGACTTATAGGTCAAGTGATGCACCCAAGGTGACAGAGCCCAATAGTCCATATGGGCCCTTTGCAGCCAAACCCAGGACGGTCCCAACACAACCTGCCCACAGTGTCGGGCTGAACTGAACCCCTCCTACGTGTGATACAGCACGGACCCTGTGACTGGGGCCGGCAGGATGGCCACCAGAGATGTCCCCATGGGGGACGATGGGCTGGGGGGCGGTGGGGCCTCAGGGTGGGCTGTCCTGGTGGGCGCAGGGGGGGAAGCGCAGCCTGAGGCAGACGGAAATGTTTAAGTAGTGCCTGCTGCAtcccgcagccccggcgctgcTCTCGGCTCCGTTGCAGTCATTATCTGGGGAGCGGATGCTCAGGGCTCTATGGGGACCGCTAATGGGCCGATTCCATTGCAGCGGGATGACGCCACTGGGGTAAGCGTTAAGAGCTCCAGCTCCGGGAAGGCGAacggcagagagagggagagagagagatgcgAATGGGCAGCGAtaaatccctccctccctcccatccTCCACGCTGCCCCCATTCACAAGGAGCGCCGGGGACCAGCCTGCATTCACAAACCGGAGCCGGGCAGCCCTCCCGGGCTCTCCCTCGCTGCCCCCgccggcggcccggcccggccccgctcccgctcgCCGGGGCGCGGAGCACGGTccggctgcggggccgggggggcgggcggTGCCCCGGGTCTATGCCTGCCGCCGGTCGCCCCTGAGCAGCCCCGCTCCGGGCCGCCCGGTGCCCCGGCCGGGCTCGGGGCTCCGCGGGCGGATGGaccggcggaggcggcggcggcggggtgAGTCCGCCGGAGCGGTGGCGGGACGGGGAGGGGACACGCGTGGGGTGTGCGCggcggggctgggcagggggtcTGCGTGGGCAGCGCGGGGTGGGGCGGGTATAGACACGCGTGGGCTGTTTGCCGAGAGGACGGGGGTCCCTGGACGGGCTGTGAGTGTGCGCTGAAGCTGGGGGTCCATGCTTGTGCGGTGGGGATGGGGTCCGGAACACGCGTCGAGCGGGGCTGAGGCTGGGTGTGGGTCAGAGTCACGCGTGGGCTGTGTGCACAGCGGGGTTGGGATGTCCTGAACACGAAGGGGCTGCATGCACGGCGGTGCTCGGAGGTCCTGGAAATGCGTGGGCCGTGGGcacagtggggctgggggctgcgggcCGGATCCGGATCCAAGTCACGCGTGGGCTGTgttgcagggagggctggaggagcCAGCACACGACGGGGCTGGGCACGGGGGGCTGCAGCCCGGCTCCTCACCACGCGTGGGCTgcgggcagaggggctggggatcAGCCTCCTGCCACCGACCCGCTCCACCCCGCAGCACCCGGGACAGGGTGAGGGGCTCCCTCCGGAGGCAAAAAGCCCTTTTCTCCCACCTGGGAGCCCTGTGCAGCTCATCTCCAGCTTAAAGCCACCtccacactgtaaatcatttgcTTTTACGATCCCTCCTCTGGCCCATTATCACACGAACTTTATGTGTTTGGGGCTGCTGGCGGCCATAAAGCTCGCCCAGTTTCCGGGTGGCATGCCTGCCTGGCAGGCagggtgtgaggaggaggaggctgaggacAGGATGCCCTGGTCTCCCCCAGATGGGTAGGTAGGCAGGGAGGGGTGCGGCAGTGCCTTGGGGATGGTCAGACCCTTGGGGGCTGGGATATGCACTGGTTGCAGCCCTGGCATAGGGCTggagcagggagggctgggagGGAATCAGGGACACTGGGCTCCCCCAGAGTggggggagggagcaggagcagggTCCCAGCtctggtcattcagttcctcttctccccatccctctggacTGGAGGACCCTCAGATCCTCTGGCTCATGTACCCTTGGATCCCAGAGGGACCTTTGCCTCCCCTTAGCCGGCAAATCTGGGTCCGTGTCTAAGCCCTGTGCCTGGGGGTTTTGTAGGTCCAGAAGCATTCAGGCCATGGTTCAGTGCTTGGCGTCCTCCCAGGACCCATCTTGCCCAGGATGCTGTGTCAAACCAAACCCTGGACACAGATCCCAAGTGTCCAGGTTGCATTGCACTGCATGGCCTGATTGCCAGCTTCTCTCTCTGTCTGCTGTCCCCACGGCTCTGTTCGTCCTCGTGGTGTCCCCTGTGCATCTCCTCCTTCCTAAGCATGGCTCATGGGTCTCCTCGTGTCTTCTGAGCTGCACAGAGGACTGGGTGTAGCTCTACTGAGTCTGCCCTTTGGCTGTTCTTTATCTCCCACTTTCACTGCCTCCATCACAGTGGGACCCTCTGCTGCCTCGGGTCACCCTCTTCTCCCTTTGGGTCACACCTTGGTTCAAGCCCTACATGAGAACATCACCAGAGACTCTCTGGCTAAGTCCTAATGCCCAAACGCTGCCAAGTCTCAGCACATGGGCTAGAGGGGATGGACACCCAGATGTGAGAAGCTCCTCCCTGGGTTTAAATCAGCATCGTCCCCTGAACAATCCCACCCCAAGATGGGATCTGGGTCATGAGGGATGTGGGAACCTGCTGAGGCTGTTTTCCGCTCCCTCCTGCACTGTCCTAGCTGCAGGCTGAGATGTGTCCTATCTCTTCAGGGGTCCAGGGGGCTTCAGGTCAACAGCCTGTGCTGTAGTAAGACCTTCCAAGGTGAGGAGCTCAGTGGAAGCAGGTAACAGATCACAAGAGGGTGTTTTGCCTCTGTGGCCCATTCTCACCCTGGCAGCATGCTCACAAAACCTTCCCTGGGTCAGCTGTGCCCTCCTAATTTACCTTGGTACTTCTGTTAAACAAATCAGTGTCCAAATCAACTATGGGTGTCCTGGGAGAGCCACTCACTCACCGCCGCATCTCCCTGGCTGGGGTGAGCATCTCACTTGAGATCACatggaagggatggcaagtgggCTCCGTGCACAGgaaaaacccaaatctaagcaGATCAGTTGCCTTTTCTTTCCGGGGAAGGGGGATGGGAGAGACCAGATCTTGCTTGAACAGTCAAAGTAAGTTGCCTTTGCTTTTCCCTGCTCTTCAAGGTCAGCCTAGCTAATGAAAATCAATCTTCCCTCTGCCTCTCTCTGCTGCATGAGCAGATTCTACCTGTGGCCCCTCACCTACTTGAAAGCTGCCGCTGGCCGCCTGGCCTGCTGACCATGTGCAACGCCGGTGGGGAGCTTCCTATTGAAACAGAGTCTTCCTGCGGGCCCGGGCACCGTGACAATATCTGTGTCACTGAGGGATCACTCGTTTGAGCTGCCAGAGGAGAATGGCTTTGTCCTGGGGAAGTTGGCTGTGCACGGAAAGCACGTATCCGATATTGAAATCTGGGCTGGAAGTGCAGGGGGGAAAGCTCTTTGCTGGAGTCTGGCATGCAACGAATGGCTTCTGTGCGctgtttttctctccctccctccctcctaagGGCCAAGCCCCAGCTTTGTTGCAGACCCACTCCTGCCTGTCCCTTCGCCCAGCCCTGCGGAGGTTTCACCCAGGCGCCAGCGGCAAAGTCTGGCAGCCCGAGGGTTTGGTGATGGTGCTGATGCCATGAGGTCGAACCTgcctgggggtggggggaagctgTAGGACACAGGGATCCTCCCTGCCCCATCCCACAGCCCTCAGACGGTCCTGACCTTCCCTCTGGACGAAGCAGGCGCCGCTGCCAGCGCCGCAGACTCGGAAGTGCCATTTCctgaaaacaacagcaaacagCGTGGCAGCCTGGGTGCGAGGAGCAAGATGGGGCTTGCCTGCTGCACAGTCTGCTTTCCCTGCTTTGCCCTGTGTTTGTGCTGGGGCTGTAGAGAAACGTGCCCTTCTCAGTGTTCGTGACGGGGGTAAACGGGTTCCTCGGCTGCTGCTGGGTTGCACATGAGAAAACGGGACACTGCAGTGGGAATCGCTGGGATTTAGGGAGTCTGTGGGCTTGGCCTGTTCCTGACTGCGCGCATGTCTCATTAGTTGAAATTTGTTGCTGATACTGCCTGAAACTATATGTGTTCAGGTGCCGTCCAGCCCTGTGCCCCTGGTATGTACAGTGTATGGTgctggggtgtactgggaagCCCCAAAACAGAGTCTGCTGCTCCAGAGGAGATGCTGTTCCCATTTCTGTCACTCGCTCTGGATAAGTCACAGCTTCACGTTTCCCCTCCTCTAGAGAGGGCCGTCACTTTCCCCTGGGGAAGGACAGGGAGGACAGATGGAGTGGCAAGGGGTGGGAAATCCTCTGGAAGGACGCAAAAATGCTCAAAAGCACAGGTGGGTGCTGCGTCTACCTGTTTCAAGTGACAGATCTTGCAGCACTTGCTATTTGGATATGTCCAGGCTAAGTCTCCCCAGGCACAGAAGTACTTTGAGTCTCATTATTGGAAACTACTTCATTAGGAGTTCTCCAGCCAGTGTTTGCTTCCTGGTTTGTATGGATGGATCCATTATAAAATGTAacacaaatgttttctgtctTCCTGCCCCATCCTCTAGGAGTTTTAGATGTGCCCTGATGCCGCAGGGTCTCCTCGCTCCTGGAAATGCAGCTCTCTTCCAGTGTGGCTGAACTCAGTTGTGACGAGACGATGGACCCACCTGCTGAGGACTTCCAGCAGGTCCTGTCCATTGACCAAATCCGCTCCATCCGTGCCAGCAACAACTACGTGGAGAGACCAGCTGCCTGCTTCCAGCAAGCCCGCTCCAACCCGTCCCTGTCCCAGCCACCACACAAGCAAGAGTGGTCCCAGGACCGCCTGGTGTCTTCCACCTTCCAGGACCTGCACCGCAGCCACAGCCAACAGCACCAGATGCCACCTTTGCAGCAGCACATGAGCCATTCCAGCACAGCCAGCTCCGTCTCCCAAAGCACCACCGCCTCCGACCAGCGCCTCCTGAGCAGCCTCACGCCCTCCCACTCCGGGCACTCCCTCATCCGGACGCAGCCCAGGGCCGGCGAGCTGAAACCGGAGGAGTCACCGCTGAAGGGGGTGGCGGAGAAGCCCACGCTGCACACCGGCCACCTCTTCATCTGCGAGGAGTGCGGGCGATGCAAGTGTGCCCGCTGCACGGCCGCCCGCAGCCTGCCCTCCTGCTGGCTCTGCAACCAGCGCTGCCTCTGCTCCCCCGAGAGCCTCCTCGACTACGGCACTTGCCTCTGCTGTGTCAAGGGTCTCTTCTACCACTGCTCCACCGATGACGAGGACACCTGCGCTGACGACCCCTGCTCCTGCGGGCCGGGGTCCTGCTGTGCCCGCTGGGCTGCCATGAGCTTCCTCTCTCTCCTCATGCCCTGCCTCTGCTGCTACTTTCCTACTCTGGGGTGCCTCAAACTTTGTCAGCGGGGTTACGACAACCTGAAACGACCCGGCTGCCGCTGCCAGAGCCACACCAATACGGTCTGCAGAAAGATCTCCTCCTCCAGCGGCACACCTTTCCCCAAGACGCTGGATAAGCCGGTATGACCCTCCTGGGGAGGAGAAGCAGGCTttactcctcttcctcctcctcctcctcctctcccctccatccccctcctctctcagctccctctgctctgcagcGCTCCCCCCTAATCACCATCAGCTCCTGGGAATGACATGGGTGAACTGGTGGTCCCTCAGCCTCTGGGAGCGGGAAGGCAGCCGGATGGCCAGGGGAGCTGGCACCAAGCTGGTGGGAAATTATGGTTTTGCACATGTGGGTGGAGGGACCAGGAGAGGCAGAGGGAGCTGCGGGTGCCCTCCCTGGCTGTGGCCCATGGGAAAGGGCCACCTGGCAGGTCCTTGGGGCTCGCTGTCAGAGGGTTTTAGGAGCTGGCGCTGCCCCATGGTGTGGTCCTTCCCAATGAGGGGAAGAGGCAGGTCAACACATCCCCTCTGCAAGAGTCGACCAGGAGCCAgacctccttctctctctctttatctGTCTCCAGCACTTCTTGTGGGGGTCCTCTCTACTCTCACACGGCTGTAGGTCCGTTTTCCTCAAGGGGTCGGGATGCGGCAGGGTCCCATTGGTGGCAGTGGCTTCCCTTAGGGCTTGGAAGCTGCTGCGAGAATCAATTGAGCTTCAAAATGAGGTGGCATTGTATTTTTCTGTCTCAAAGAGGAAGGGAAGGTGTGGGAAGCTTTAGAAACCTTCTGGCAGAGGATGGAGCTATTGGAGGCAGCCTAGCCCACTCGCTTCTGCCCGACTGCAGTGAGGGAAAGGTCCCCTATGGGATTTAACTGAGAACAAGAAGCTGGTTTGAAACTGCCGTTCATTTCTCAATGCCTTGAAGGGCTGCCTCCAGGCCACAAACCCTGGGTGGGAGATGCCGCCCAGCTCCATCCCACCACAGAGGAGATGCCACAGGCACTGGCTCTGTGCTTGAGCTCCAAGAGCCCCAGTCTGGTACCTTCCACCAGCACTGAATTCACTTTAGAAAAAATACCCCGAACCCAACTGTCAGCATCTGCCTCTCACACTGCTCTCCCTGCCACCCTGTGCTGGTCCTGGGTGACTCCCCAGCGGGGACTTCTGCAGCGCCTGCTTTGGATTGGAGGGAAACAGAGAGCAGAAGGGGGTGTTGAAAGATGGGAGCCCCACCTTCCCTCCCTGCAGAAGTTGCCTGTGAGTCTTCACCTCGCTTTGCTCGGCCCACCCGTGTGTCACACCAACACCAGCGTCACGCCAGCAGGCAAACCTGCTGGCACTGCTGAAGGGTGTTCTGCAATGGTGGCTGCCTGCGGCAAACCGGAGATGGGTCTGAACTAAACCCCGGGGCTGGGCTGTCTGCAGACCAGGAGGAAACCCGAATCAGGGTCAGGGCTTCATGGTTTACTTGCTGTGATGATAAAAAGCCCGACTCGTTGCTGCGGTTGGGGGAATGTCCAGGACTCAGCCCCATCTCCGCTCGCCAACACACAGCACCAGCTCTCAGTTGTGACTCCGGTGACATCACCCAATCGGTCAGGGAAGTTTGGGGCCGGGATGATGTCCCAGTGCTCGGCTCTGCCTGCCTGTCCCCCCTCCgaagtgtgtgtctgtgttcagAGGGAAGCAAATGGTTCCCCTGGAGAAATATATGCAACATGTCCCATGGCGTCCTCCACAGCCCTGCCATCCAGGTCTCATCCATCACCTTCCTTCAGCCACCTCTTTATGTAGAGTTCTGTGGATCTAtttttgtatatataaatataacgtTAGGATGGCTAGGTCTATTACTAATAATATTCATGATACTGCTGTGAATGGTGCCAGATGCAAGGTTTGGCTTCCTGGTACACTTGCACATGCTGGAAGGTGACTTCCCAGTCTGTTAATTGCTAATCCTAGGCCTATAGTTCCTGGGTAGTTGGGAGAGGGGTTTACAGGTTGCCCTGGGGGCCTCTGCTTTGCAGAGAGAGGGTCGGGATTAGTGCGGACTGTGGGGTGAGGCAGGACATAGACTCTCATGATGGGATTCTTCTTTCCATACATTTGCTATCTGAAAATTGCAGCTGATCCAAGCTCCCTCTGTTGCTGAGAAAAGCGGTTCCAGAGGGTGATTCATCCCACCTGGAAAACATTATTCATTAAATTATAGTCTGGTGGTGCCTGTCTCCCCTTGACACAAATGGGGCTCAAACACTGAACTCCCAGTTCCTCATGGAAGGGAAGATGAATCCCATCCCTGGTGCAAAGTTTGTGCTGGGGCCACGTAACAGTCATGACCGAAATCCTCAGCCCGATTTCACCTGGAGCCTGAGCGGGGATGTAGAAAGATGCTTCCTCTGACCAAGGGTGGAGAACCCACTTCTGCAAGCTGTGGGGAATTCAGGACGATGCTCTGGGTTATGGTGAAGATCTCCTGGCATTGAAAAGGGAGAGGACCATGTCTGTGTGGTTTGCACATCCTTTGAGGCCAGCTCTGGACCctgaaatcatttgggttttAAGGCAATGACCTTCTCGGAGGATGCCCTGTAGGTGTGTGTACCCCCGTAAGATCAGTCCGTGTCTTTGTGGCAGCAGTTATGAAATATATTGCAAACATATTTATCCATATGCCAATAATTGCTTGGCTCCCTACTTCTGAGTGATATTTGGTGGAGAGACTTCCACCAAAAGGCACTCTTCCTTTTGGACACTTGGTTCACTTTTCTATTGGTGCTGATTAAACTCCTTCTTCccaaaaaaatagaaaacttttttttagggaaaaaaggtCCCATTTTCACTGAAGATTTGAGGAACTGTCTCACTTGAATGAGAATGTGAAATAGTTCATTgaaactttttaaagaaaactaatGAACAGAATTTTCCAACTTGCTCTACTTcgatttttttctcctcctttttaaaTGAATCCTCCTTGTAAATTTAGTTACCACCTCTGTATCTTTGCAACTCATTGCTTCCTCTCCTGATGGTGGAATGACTCAACATGAGAAGCTTCATCATTTTCACAGCCTCCAAAGTCATGCAGGCAC encodes the following:
- the SPRY3 gene encoding protein sprouty homolog 3, with the protein product MQLSSSVAELSCDETMDPPAEDFQQVLSIDQIRSIRASNNYVERPAACFQQARSNPSLSQPPHKQEWSQDRLVSSTFQDLHRSHSQQHQMPPLQQHMSHSSTASSVSQSTTASDQRLLSSLTPSHSGHSLIRTQPRAGELKPEESPLKGVAEKPTLHTGHLFICEECGRCKCARCTAARSLPSCWLCNQRCLCSPESLLDYGTCLCCVKGLFYHCSTDDEDTCADDPCSCGPGSCCARWAAMSFLSLLMPCLCCYFPTLGCLKLCQRGYDNLKRPGCRCQSHTNTVCRKISSSSGTPFPKTLDKPV